The Microbaculum marinisediminis genome includes a window with the following:
- a CDS encoding GatB/YqeY domain-containing protein, whose protein sequence is MLRDQINDALKLAVKGQDKRRMATLRLINAAVKDRDIAARTGGKDSVSDDEIRELLQKMVRQREESATVYAEAGRTELAEQEREEIAIIRDFLPRQLSEDEVRCACEAVVKDIGAHGLRDMGKCMATLKERFPGQIDFGRASTVVKQMLA, encoded by the coding sequence ATGTTGCGCGACCAGATCAACGATGCGCTCAAACTGGCGGTGAAAGGCCAGGACAAACGCCGTATGGCGACGCTGCGCCTCATTAATGCCGCGGTCAAGGACCGCGACATAGCGGCGCGGACGGGCGGCAAGGACAGCGTCAGCGACGACGAGATTCGCGAGCTCCTGCAGAAGATGGTTCGGCAGCGCGAGGAATCGGCGACGGTCTATGCCGAGGCCGGGCGCACCGAGCTTGCCGAGCAGGAGCGCGAGGAGATCGCGATCATCCGCGATTTCCTGCCCCGTCAGCTCTCCGAGGACGAGGTGCGCTGCGCCTGCGAGGCGGTGGTCAAGGACATCGGCGCGCACGGCCTGCGCGACATGGGCAAGTGCATGGCGACGCTGAAGGAGCGTTTCCCCGGCCAGATCGACTTCGGCCGCGCCTCCACCGTCGTCAAGCAGATGCTGGCCTGA
- the dnaG gene encoding DNA primase, producing MKFPPSLLDEIRARLPVSDVVGRKVKLRRQGREFIGLSPFNAEKSPSFTVNDQKGFYHCFSSGKHGDIFRFLMETEGLSFPEAVERLAGEAGVPMPKPDRHAEQRERERAGLADVMEAAAAFFEASLRQPEGREARDYLVNRGLDDQTCKRFRIGYASGGRYALKEHLGKLGIANEAMAKAGLLITGSDIAVPFDRFRDRVIFPITDLRNRVIAFGGRALRSDQQPKYLNSPETELFHKGRVLFNMAAARRAAQEKATVIVAEGYMDVVALTRAGFGNSVAPLGTALTEDQLALLWRVADEPVLCFDGDAAGLRAAFRAADLAMPHLQAGKSLRFALLPEGSDPDDLVREAGAAALAEVIDRARPLADMLWTREVEATPLDTPERRAAFEKRLAETIGRIPDVRVRRHYGELFRDRLAEFFGRRADRDRGGRAGGWTGGGRHGNDRRGGGRAPWQRGADRAAAGASAGFSGQGGGGRASSDLVRRLASARQALPRREAILLLTLLNHPELLTERAEAVAHMELSHRDLDRLRGALLDIAAHHDCDPADARKRLVAKGHGDLVDRLESLWTGAGRAEWWVAPDTATVDAERAWDHTAALHHKLVTLHRELKAAEMALQAEPSDENLARLYDIQAQLANAEGTEALMDGFGQASGRPMRAF from the coding sequence ATGAAGTTTCCGCCCTCGTTGCTCGACGAGATCCGTGCCCGGCTGCCGGTTTCCGACGTGGTCGGCCGGAAGGTGAAGCTGCGTCGGCAGGGCCGCGAGTTCATCGGTCTGTCCCCGTTCAACGCCGAGAAGTCGCCGTCCTTCACGGTCAACGACCAGAAGGGCTTCTATCACTGCTTTTCCTCGGGCAAGCACGGCGACATCTTCCGTTTCCTGATGGAAACCGAGGGGTTGAGCTTCCCCGAAGCCGTCGAGCGGCTGGCCGGCGAGGCGGGCGTGCCGATGCCCAAACCCGACCGGCATGCCGAGCAGCGGGAACGGGAGCGCGCCGGCCTTGCCGACGTGATGGAGGCGGCGGCCGCGTTCTTCGAGGCGAGCCTCAGGCAGCCGGAAGGCCGGGAGGCGCGGGACTACCTGGTCAATCGCGGCCTTGACGACCAGACGTGCAAGCGGTTCCGCATCGGCTATGCGTCCGGCGGGCGCTATGCGTTGAAGGAACATCTGGGCAAGCTCGGCATCGCCAACGAGGCGATGGCCAAGGCGGGTCTGCTGATCACCGGCAGCGACATTGCCGTGCCGTTCGACCGCTTCCGCGACCGCGTGATCTTCCCGATCACCGACCTGCGGAACCGGGTGATCGCCTTCGGCGGGCGGGCGCTGCGGTCCGATCAGCAGCCGAAATACCTGAATTCGCCGGAAACCGAGCTGTTCCACAAGGGCCGGGTGCTGTTCAACATGGCCGCGGCCCGCCGCGCCGCCCAGGAAAAGGCCACGGTGATCGTCGCCGAGGGCTACATGGACGTGGTGGCGCTGACCAGGGCCGGTTTCGGCAATTCGGTGGCCCCGCTCGGCACCGCGCTCACCGAGGATCAGCTCGCGCTCCTGTGGCGGGTCGCCGACGAGCCGGTTCTGTGTTTCGACGGCGACGCGGCCGGCCTGCGCGCCGCCTTCCGGGCCGCCGACCTGGCGATGCCGCATCTGCAGGCGGGCAAGAGCCTGCGGTTCGCGCTTCTGCCCGAAGGCAGCGATCCCGACGATCTGGTGCGCGAGGCCGGTGCCGCCGCGCTGGCAGAGGTGATCGACAGGGCTCGGCCGCTCGCCGACATGCTATGGACGCGTGAGGTCGAGGCCACGCCGCTGGACACGCCGGAGCGGCGCGCGGCGTTCGAGAAGCGGCTCGCCGAGACCATCGGCCGGATTCCCGATGTCCGCGTGCGCCGCCACTACGGCGAGTTGTTCCGCGACCGGCTGGCCGAGTTCTTCGGCCGCCGCGCCGACCGCGACCGCGGCGGCCGGGCGGGGGGCTGGACGGGCGGCGGGCGCCATGGCAACGACCGGCGGGGCGGCGGGCGCGCGCCCTGGCAGCGCGGCGCCGACCGGGCGGCGGCGGGCGCATCGGCGGGCTTTTCGGGACAAGGGGGGGGCGGCCGGGCCAGTTCCGATCTGGTGCGGCGTCTGGCCAGTGCGCGGCAGGCGTTGCCCCGCCGCGAGGCGATCCTGCTGCTGACGCTGCTCAACCACCCGGAATTGCTGACGGAACGGGCCGAAGCCGTCGCGCACATGGAGCTGTCGCACCGCGACCTGGACCGGCTGCGCGGGGCGCTGCTCGATATCGCGGCGCACCACGACTGCGATCCGGCGGATGCCCGCAAGCGGCTCGTGGCGAAGGGGCACGGAGACCTGGTGGACCGGCTGGAATCACTCTGGACGGGGGCCGGGCGGGCCGAATGGTGGGTGGCGCCGGACACCGCGACAGTTGACGCGGAACGCGCTTGGGACCATACGGCGGCCTTGCATCACAAGCTCGTCACGTTACATAGGGAACTCAAGGCAGCCGAGATGGCGCTCCAGGCAGAGCCGAGCGACGAGAATCTGGCACGGCTGTACGACATTCAAGCACAGCTTGCCAACGCCGAGGGTACCGAGGCGCTGATGGACGGATTCGGTCAGGCGTCAGGCCGTCCGATGCGGGCTTTCTGA
- a CDS encoding cupin domain-containing protein, with product MAVQDYVALPPITAVHLADDGRIPNSRLPLLIFHAAIAPRLASAEAFEALFSANGWTPAWRSTIFPYHHFHSTAHEALGVAAGTARILVGGDYGREFDIAAGDAIVIPAGVGHKRLSSSPDFEVVGAYPPGQDWDLLKGDRGERPLADENINRVPLPDCDPVNGSGGLLTELWK from the coding sequence ATGGCCGTTCAGGACTATGTCGCGTTGCCGCCGATCACGGCCGTCCATCTCGCCGATGACGGACGCATTCCCAACAGCCGCCTGCCGCTGTTGATCTTCCACGCCGCCATCGCCCCGCGCCTGGCAAGCGCCGAAGCGTTCGAAGCGCTGTTTTCGGCAAACGGCTGGACGCCGGCGTGGCGGTCGACGATCTTCCCGTATCATCACTTCCATTCGACCGCGCACGAGGCGCTGGGCGTTGCAGCCGGGACGGCACGTATCCTGGTCGGCGGCGACTACGGCCGGGAATTCGATATCGCCGCCGGCGACGCGATCGTCATTCCGGCCGGCGTCGGCCACAAGCGGCTGTCCTCGAGCCCGGACTTCGAGGTCGTGGGCGCCTATCCGCCCGGCCAGGACTGGGACTTGCTGAAGGGCGATCGCGGCGAGCGGCCGCTGGCGGACGAGAATATCAACCGTGTTCCGCTGCCGGATTGCGATCCGGTGAACGGATCGGGCGGCCTTCTGACCGAGCTCTGGAAATGA
- the greA gene encoding transcription elongation factor GreA has translation MNKIPMTAEGYSALESELKRLKQVERPRIIQAIAEARAHGDLSENAEYHAAKEAQGLNEARVAELEDQIGRADVIDVTKLAGNTVTFGATVKIVDEDTDEEKVYRIVGDTEADVKAGKISISSPIARAMIGKQQGDSFEVAAPGGARGYEILNISFK, from the coding sequence ATGAACAAGATTCCGATGACGGCCGAAGGCTATTCCGCGCTCGAAAGCGAGCTGAAGAGGCTGAAGCAGGTGGAACGCCCGCGCATCATCCAGGCAATCGCGGAAGCGCGCGCGCATGGTGACCTGTCGGAGAACGCCGAGTACCACGCCGCGAAGGAAGCCCAGGGCCTCAACGAGGCGCGCGTCGCCGAGCTCGAGGACCAGATCGGCCGCGCCGACGTGATCGACGTCACCAAGCTGGCCGGCAACACCGTCACCTTCGGCGCGACCGTCAAGATCGTCGACGAGGATACGGACGAGGAGAAGGTCTACCGCATCGTCGGCGACACCGAGGCCGACGTGAAGGCGGGCAAGATCTCGATCTCCTCCCCGATCGCCCGCGCCATGATCGGCAAGCAGCAGGGCGATTCCTTCGAGGTCGCGGCCCCTGGCGGCGCCCGCGGCTACGAGATCCTCAACATCAGCTTCAAGTAG
- the rnk gene encoding nucleoside diphosphate kinase regulator, which translates to MSPENNPIPSKDEPPVFFDADHAARLQDLAFAVSERIPEISDRILREIERATVVPAGSLPAHVVSIGSSVTYRDNALDRVQSVTLVMPADADIGAKRVSVLTPIGAALIGLSEGAEISWATRGGEVRWLTVLEVTPAA; encoded by the coding sequence ATGTCGCCAGAAAACAATCCCATCCCCTCGAAGGACGAACCGCCAGTGTTCTTCGATGCAGACCATGCCGCCCGGCTTCAGGACCTCGCCTTCGCCGTATCCGAACGGATTCCGGAGATTTCGGACCGGATCTTGCGCGAGATCGAACGCGCCACGGTGGTGCCGGCCGGCTCACTGCCGGCTCACGTCGTCAGCATCGGCTCGTCCGTGACCTATCGCGACAACGCCCTGGACCGCGTCCAGTCCGTCACGCTGGTGATGCCGGCGGACGCGGACATCGGCGCCAAGCGCGTCTCGGTGCTCACCCCGATCGGCGCCGCCCTGATCGGACTGTCGGAAGGCGCCGAGATCTCGTGGGCGACCCGCGGCGGCGAAGTCCGGTGGTTGACGGTCCTCGAGGTCACGCCGGCGGCCTGA
- a CDS encoding helix-turn-helix domain-containing protein, translating to MPNSEKFNGTMTSNQFRAWRKAQGLRQKEAADLLGLKKRMIQYYEKGERDGKKVEIPKTVRLACYALSQGIADFDGTEISTLSEPEGQDSA from the coding sequence ATGCCGAATTCAGAGAAATTCAACGGCACCATGACGTCGAACCAGTTCCGCGCCTGGCGCAAGGCGCAGGGACTGCGACAGAAGGAGGCCGCAGACCTGCTCGGCCTCAAGAAACGTATGATCCAGTACTATGAGAAGGGCGAACGCGACGGCAAGAAGGTGGAGATTCCCAAGACCGTGCGGCTGGCTTGCTACGCTCTGTCCCAGGGCATCGCCGATTTCGACGGCACCGAGATCAGCACGCTGTCGGAGCCCGAAGGCCAGGATTCCGCCTGA
- the carA gene encoding glutamine-hydrolyzing carbamoyl-phosphate synthase small subunit: MAAQGPVEAVASGQGEGWADPVATALLVLADGTVLEGMGLGATGHAVGEVCFNTAMTGYQEILTDPSYAGQIVTFTFPHVGNVGTNDEDIETVNMASASGVRGCILRTPITEPSNWRSARPFGEWLKHRGIIGLSGIDTRALTARIRETGMPNAVIAHSPDGSFDIEALKAQAAGWPGLVGMDLVPDVTTAQTYVWDETPWVWGAGYGRQESPEYHVVAIDYGAKRNILRQLAGLGCKVTVVPASTDAARILEMKPDGIFLSNGPGDPAATGEYAVPVISTLVESGLPVFGICLGHQMLGLALGGRTVKMHQGHHGANHPVKDHTTGKVEITSMNHGFAVDRDSLPDTVEETHVSLFDGSNCGIRVKDRPVFSVQYHPEASPGPMDSHYLFTRFVNLIRENRNEPALAER; this comes from the coding sequence ATGGCTGCGCAAGGTCCCGTGGAGGCTGTCGCCTCCGGGCAAGGTGAAGGCTGGGCGGACCCCGTTGCGACGGCGCTTCTCGTCCTCGCCGACGGAACGGTGCTGGAAGGCATGGGGCTTGGCGCCACCGGCCACGCGGTCGGCGAGGTCTGCTTCAACACCGCCATGACCGGCTATCAGGAGATCCTGACCGATCCCTCCTATGCCGGCCAGATCGTCACGTTCACCTTCCCGCATGTCGGCAATGTCGGCACCAACGACGAGGACATCGAGACGGTCAACATGGCCTCTGCCTCGGGGGTGCGCGGCTGCATTCTCCGCACGCCGATCACCGAGCCGTCGAACTGGCGTTCGGCCCGGCCCTTCGGCGAATGGCTCAAGCATCGCGGCATCATCGGCCTCAGCGGCATCGACACGCGGGCGCTGACCGCGCGGATCCGCGAAACCGGAATGCCCAACGCCGTGATCGCGCACAGCCCGGATGGCAGCTTCGACATCGAGGCACTGAAGGCCCAGGCCGCCGGCTGGCCGGGCCTCGTGGGCATGGACCTGGTCCCCGACGTCACGACCGCGCAGACCTATGTCTGGGACGAGACGCCCTGGGTATGGGGTGCGGGATACGGCCGGCAGGAATCGCCCGAGTACCACGTCGTGGCGATCGACTACGGCGCGAAGCGCAACATCCTGCGGCAGCTCGCCGGGCTCGGCTGCAAGGTGACGGTGGTACCCGCCTCGACCGACGCCGCGCGGATCCTCGAGATGAAGCCGGACGGGATCTTTCTGTCGAACGGGCCCGGCGATCCGGCGGCGACCGGCGAATACGCCGTGCCGGTCATCAGCACGCTGGTCGAATCCGGCCTGCCCGTCTTCGGCATCTGCCTCGGCCACCAGATGCTCGGCCTGGCCCTGGGCGGACGCACCGTGAAGATGCATCAGGGACACCACGGCGCCAATCACCCGGTCAAGGACCATACCACCGGCAAGGTCGAGATCACGTCCATGAACCACGGCTTCGCGGTCGACCGCGACAGCCTGCCCGACACCGTCGAGGAAACCCACGTCTCTCTCTTCGACGGGTCCAATTGCGGCATCCGGGTCAAGGACAGGCCGGTCTTCTCGGTGCAGTATCACCCCGAGGCGTCGCCCGGCCCGATGGACAGCCACTACCTGTTCACGCGCTTCGTCAACCTGATCCGGGAAAACAGAAACGAGCCGGCGCTCGCCGAGCGCTGA
- the ypfJ gene encoding KPN_02809 family neutral zinc metallopeptidase has protein sequence MRWRGRRGSDNVEDRRGAGMSGGFGIPGGGMRMPRGGAGRAGFGGIGFLIVIVVVAMLLGINPLTLLQGVDGTMPAQPQGEAPAPPQSDEMAQFVSVVLADTEDTWQKTFRSEFGADYPQPRLVLFTGAIRSACGFAQSATGPFYCPGDRKVYIDLAFYDELRRRFQAPGDFAQAYVIAHEVGHHIQNLTGVLPKFDEMRRRLPQAEANQLSVRVELQADCYAGVWAHDTAQKGLLETGDIEEAMNAATQIGDDAIQKRTQGYVVPDAFNHGTSAQRQRWFRIGLTEGRMEACDTFSPERV, from the coding sequence ATGCGGTGGCGAGGCCGGCGGGGTAGCGACAACGTGGAAGACCGGCGCGGGGCCGGCATGTCGGGCGGGTTCGGCATTCCCGGAGGCGGCATGCGCATGCCGCGCGGCGGGGCCGGCCGGGCGGGCTTCGGCGGCATCGGCTTCCTGATCGTCATCGTCGTCGTGGCGATGCTGCTGGGCATCAACCCGCTGACGCTCCTGCAGGGCGTGGACGGCACGATGCCGGCGCAGCCCCAGGGCGAGGCGCCGGCGCCGCCGCAGAGCGACGAGATGGCCCAGTTCGTCTCCGTGGTCCTGGCCGATACGGAAGACACCTGGCAAAAGACGTTCCGCAGCGAATTCGGCGCCGACTACCCGCAGCCGCGGCTGGTGCTCTTCACCGGCGCGATCCGGTCCGCCTGCGGCTTCGCCCAATCGGCGACCGGGCCGTTCTATTGTCCCGGCGATCGCAAGGTCTACATCGACCTAGCCTTCTACGATGAGCTTCGCCGCCGCTTCCAGGCGCCGGGCGATTTCGCCCAGGCCTACGTGATTGCCCACGAGGTCGGCCACCACATCCAGAACCTCACCGGCGTGTTGCCGAAATTCGACGAGATGCGGCGGCGGCTGCCTCAGGCCGAGGCCAACCAGCTGTCCGTCCGCGTCGAGCTTCAGGCCGACTGCTATGCCGGGGTCTGGGCGCACGATACCGCGCAGAAGGGCCTGCTGGAGACGGGGGATATCGAGGAGGCGATGAACGCCGCCACCCAGATCGGTGACGACGCCATCCAGAAGCGCACCCAGGGCTATGTCGTGCCGGACGCCTTCAATCACGGAACCTCGGCTCAGCGCCAGCGCTGGTTCCGCATCGGCCTGACCGAAGGCCGAATGGAGGCGTGCGACACGTTCAGCCCCGAGCGGGTGTGA
- a CDS encoding nucleoside-diphosphate kinase, which yields MRAFTLPCVETDDQLLDKLEMGFDPLNGAADSPRLELLRPIECQMTIKDYTLVEGHLLQLPRGTGTDDRLLLRLIRTKLADARIVLSDDISPDVVTGNSRVAYSVNGEPDTTCVLRHWEHKDDESAAVTVRSLLGMTLLGMTAGQHAPLVQDDGSIGHVTVLDVAFQPEAARRTLRG from the coding sequence ATGCGTGCATTCACGTTGCCGTGCGTCGAAACGGACGATCAGCTTCTGGACAAACTGGAAATGGGGTTCGACCCGCTTAACGGCGCGGCGGATTCCCCTCGCCTGGAGCTGCTGAGACCCATCGAGTGCCAGATGACCATCAAGGACTACACCCTGGTGGAAGGGCATCTGCTGCAATTGCCACGCGGAACCGGGACCGACGATCGCCTGCTGCTTCGCCTCATCCGCACCAAGCTGGCGGACGCGCGGATCGTGCTGAGCGACGACATCTCGCCGGACGTGGTCACGGGAAACAGTCGCGTGGCCTACTCGGTCAACGGTGAGCCGGACACCACGTGCGTGCTCCGCCACTGGGAGCACAAGGACGACGAGTCGGCTGCCGTCACCGTCCGCTCGCTCCTGGGCATGACGCTCCTCGGGATGACCGCTGGGCAGCATGCGCCTTTGGTACAGGACGACGGCAGCATCGGTCACGTCACGGTACTGGACGTCGCGTTTCAGCCCGAAGCCGCCCGCCGGACTCTGCGGGGCTGA
- the carB gene encoding carbamoyl-phosphate synthase large subunit: MPKRTDIKSILIIGAGPIVIGQACEFDYSGTQAVKALKEEGYRVILVNSNPATIMTDPDLADATYIEPITPEVVARIIEKERPDALLPTMGGQTALNTALSLNRDGVLEKFGVEMIGARAEVIDKAEDRELFREAMTKIGLETPRSMLAHSLVEALPALDEIGLPLIIRPSFTLGGQGGGVAYNREEFLEIIERGVDASPTNEVLIEESIIGWKEYEMEVVRDRDDNCIIICSIENVDPMGVHTGDSITVAPALTLTDKEYQIMRNASLAVLREIGVETGGSNVQFAVNPQDGRLIVIEMNPRVSRSSALASKATGFPIAKVAAKLAVGYTLDELENDITGGATPASFEPTIDYVVTKIPRFAFEKFPGAEPLLTTSMKSVGEVMAIGRTFSESLQKALRGLETGLTGLNDIEIPGLGEGDDKNAIRAALGEPRPDRILKIAQALRAGATEDVVHASSKFDPWFIARIKEIVDMEAEVRRLGLPQTTGPLRRLKAMGFSDARLAELTGTDERTVADLRATLGVHPVYKRIDTCAAEFASPTAYMYSTYETPFIGEAADEADPSGRDKVIILGGGPNRIGQGIEFDYCCCHAAFALDDIGLESIMVNCNPETVSTDYDTSDRLYFEPLTAEDVLEIIRKEQSKGTLKGVIVQFGGQTPLKLAQALQDADVPILGTSPDMIDLAEDRDRFKRLLDKLRLRQPRNGIAYSIEQARLVTAELGFPLVVRPSYVLGGRAMAIIHDEKMFDAYLLGTLPALVPEDVKTRYPNDKTGQINTVLGKNPLLFDSYLADAIEVDVDALCDGKDVFICGVMEHIEEAGIHSGDSACALPPHSLSEEIIAELERQTRAMALGLEVGGLMNVQYAIQNDDIYVLEVNPRASRTVPFVAKTIGLPIAKIAARVMAGEPLAGFGLQSRPLDHIAVKEAVFPFARFPGVDTVLGPEMRSTGEVMGLARDYALAFAKSQLGGGTRVPVEGTVFVSLRDSDKPRILKAIRMLSDCGMKIVATSGTQRYLESEGIACAKINKVLEGRPHIVDAIKNGEVQLVFNTTEGAQALADSRSLRRTALLHKVPYYTTVAGAVAAAEGIRAMKTGTLEVEPLQAYVGAGAGAKTISAAQ, encoded by the coding sequence ATGCCCAAACGCACAGACATCAAATCGATCCTCATCATCGGCGCCGGCCCGATCGTCATCGGCCAGGCCTGCGAGTTCGACTATTCCGGCACCCAGGCCGTCAAGGCGCTGAAGGAAGAGGGCTACCGGGTCATTCTGGTCAACTCCAATCCGGCCACCATCATGACCGATCCGGACCTGGCCGACGCGACCTATATCGAGCCGATCACGCCGGAGGTCGTCGCCCGCATCATCGAGAAGGAACGGCCGGACGCGCTCCTGCCGACGATGGGCGGCCAGACGGCGCTGAACACCGCGCTGTCTCTCAACCGCGACGGCGTGCTCGAGAAGTTCGGCGTCGAGATGATCGGCGCCCGCGCCGAGGTCATCGACAAGGCCGAGGACCGCGAGCTGTTCCGCGAGGCGATGACGAAGATCGGCCTCGAGACGCCGCGCTCGATGCTTGCCCATTCGCTGGTCGAGGCGTTGCCGGCGCTGGACGAGATCGGCCTGCCGCTGATCATCCGTCCCTCGTTCACCCTCGGCGGCCAGGGCGGCGGCGTCGCCTACAATCGTGAGGAGTTCCTCGAGATCATCGAGCGCGGCGTCGACGCCTCGCCGACAAACGAGGTGCTGATCGAGGAATCGATCATCGGTTGGAAGGAATACGAGATGGAGGTCGTCCGCGACAGGGACGACAACTGCATCATCATCTGCTCGATCGAGAACGTCGATCCGATGGGCGTCCACACCGGCGATTCCATCACCGTCGCGCCGGCGCTGACGCTGACCGACAAGGAATACCAGATCATGCGCAACGCCTCGCTCGCGGTGCTGCGCGAGATCGGGGTCGAGACCGGCGGTTCCAACGTCCAGTTCGCCGTCAATCCGCAGGACGGCCGGCTCATCGTCATCGAGATGAACCCGCGCGTGTCGCGCTCCTCGGCGCTCGCCTCCAAGGCCACCGGGTTCCCGATCGCCAAGGTCGCCGCCAAGCTCGCGGTCGGCTACACGCTGGACGAGCTGGAAAACGACATCACCGGCGGCGCGACGCCGGCCTCGTTCGAGCCGACCATCGACTACGTGGTCACCAAGATCCCGCGCTTCGCCTTCGAGAAGTTTCCCGGCGCCGAGCCGCTGCTGACCACCTCGATGAAGTCGGTCGGCGAGGTCATGGCGATCGGGCGCACCTTCTCGGAGTCGCTGCAGAAGGCCCTGCGCGGCCTGGAGACGGGGCTGACCGGCCTCAACGACATCGAGATTCCCGGTCTCGGCGAGGGCGACGACAAGAACGCCATCCGCGCCGCCCTCGGCGAGCCGCGCCCGGACCGGATCCTCAAGATCGCCCAGGCCCTGCGCGCCGGCGCGACGGAGGACGTCGTCCACGCGTCATCCAAGTTCGATCCCTGGTTCATCGCCCGGATCAAGGAGATCGTCGACATGGAAGCCGAGGTGCGCCGCCTCGGCCTGCCGCAGACCACCGGTCCGCTGCGCCGGCTCAAGGCGATGGGCTTTTCCGACGCCCGTCTCGCCGAACTCACCGGCACCGACGAACGCACGGTCGCGGATTTGCGGGCGACGCTGGGCGTGCATCCCGTCTACAAGCGCATCGACACCTGCGCGGCCGAGTTCGCCTCGCCGACCGCCTACATGTACTCGACCTACGAGACCCCGTTCATCGGCGAGGCCGCCGACGAGGCCGACCCGAGCGGGCGCGACAAGGTGATCATCCTGGGCGGCGGTCCCAACCGCATCGGCCAGGGCATCGAGTTCGACTATTGCTGCTGCCATGCCGCCTTCGCGCTCGACGACATCGGGCTGGAGTCGATCATGGTCAACTGCAACCCGGAGACGGTCTCGACCGACTACGACACCTCCGACCGGCTCTATTTCGAGCCGCTGACCGCCGAGGACGTGCTCGAGATCATCCGCAAGGAGCAGTCGAAGGGGACGCTTAAGGGCGTCATCGTCCAGTTCGGCGGCCAGACGCCGCTGAAGCTCGCCCAGGCGCTGCAGGACGCCGACGTGCCGATCCTCGGCACCTCGCCGGACATGATCGACCTCGCCGAGGACCGCGACCGCTTCAAGCGCCTCCTCGACAAGCTGCGTCTGCGCCAGCCCAGGAACGGCATCGCCTATTCGATCGAGCAGGCCCGGCTGGTCACCGCCGAGCTCGGCTTCCCGCTCGTTGTGCGCCCCTCCTACGTGCTCGGCGGCCGCGCCATGGCGATCATCCACGATGAGAAGATGTTCGACGCCTACCTGCTCGGCACCCTGCCCGCGCTGGTGCCGGAAGACGTCAAGACGCGCTATCCCAACGACAAGACCGGCCAGATCAACACGGTGCTCGGCAAGAACCCGCTGCTGTTCGACAGCTACCTGGCCGATGCCATCGAGGTCGACGTCGACGCCCTGTGCGACGGCAAGGACGTGTTCATCTGCGGCGTGATGGAGCACATCGAGGAAGCGGGCATCCATTCCGGCGATTCCGCCTGCGCCCTGCCGCCCCACTCGCTGTCCGAGGAGATCATCGCCGAGCTGGAGCGCCAGACCCGGGCGATGGCGCTCGGGCTGGAGGTCGGCGGCCTGATGAACGTCCAGTACGCAATCCAGAACGACGACATCTACGTGCTGGAGGTGAACCCGCGGGCGAGCCGCACCGTCCCCTTCGTCGCCAAGACCATCGGCCTGCCGATCGCCAAGATCGCGGCGCGCGTCATGGCCGGCGAGCCACTGGCCGGCTTCGGCCTGCAGTCCAGGCCGCTCGACCATATCGCGGTGAAGGAAGCCGTGTTCCCGTTCGCCCGCTTCCCCGGCGTCGATACCGTGCTCGGCCCGGAGATGCGCTCGACCGGCGAGGTCATGGGCCTTGCCCGCGACTATGCGCTCGCCTTCGCCAAGTCACAGCTTGGCGGCGGCACCCGCGTGCCCGTCGAAGGCACCGTGTTCGTCTCGCTGCGCGATTCCGACAAGCCCAGGATCCTCAAAGCCATCCGCATGCTCTCCGACTGCGGCATGAAGATCGTCGCCACCAGCGGCACCCAGCGCTACCTGGAAAGCGAGGGCATCGCCTGCGCCAAGATCAACAAGGTGCTGGAAGGTCGCCCGCATATCGTCGACGCGATCAAGAACGGCGAGGTCCAGCTGGTCTTCAACACCACCGAAGGCGCGCAGGCGCTGGCCGATTCCCGCTCGCTCCGGCGCACCGCGCTGCTTCACAAGGTGCCCTACTACACCACGGTGGCAGGTGCCGTCGCGGCCGCCGAGGGCATCCGGGCGATGAAGACCGGGACTCTTGAAGTCGAACCGCTTCAGGCCTATGTGGGGGCCGGCGCGGGGGCGAAGACCATCTCGGCGGCGCAATAG